A stretch of Cicer arietinum cultivar CDC Frontier isolate Library 1 chromosome 5, Cicar.CDCFrontier_v2.0, whole genome shotgun sequence DNA encodes these proteins:
- the LOC101513388 gene encoding uncharacterized protein translates to MDDTIIESRQELMVSPSSGGNKTLRTAHFLKPFIKDSQQQIPHFPIFSQTTTTKLPLQVTYNGWRPPHEEWKKWVRKLEPKFESLWIKAGIYHAIKASTYEIKRDDDLILELANRWCSKTNTFVFNWGEATITLEDTKVCFGYSVLGCSVSTPLLNSEKEAEEALIEARRMFNSSRARKVTQRPWMMFFMENESKVEHEAFLVFWLSRFVFPFETISKSVFPIAIHLAHGDKIALAPAVLASVYRDLSLLSGIINKNVTSLKNLRVTLWAPFQLVQIWAFERFPSLMPPYPYSKGHDLPKVARWGEVKMMKDINLKKVLDCAGLKNGFLWQPYENSPCIEVYNGKDKWKCDNPCLDEELLSFVRCLRVCELVGMGSCKEKYFPHRVAMQFGMDQDIPDMVDFCKTDPWLSYTKPMAIVDIKLCFQLCSSTPGVSSRYYDWWKQSKSGEEGEDLIKCEESYGPTPGFSFKFERRQMVDLDKEDDLLVCELSSCSDDELEVVGNLNASSSHQFGDFISTNSGDEIAGCNDENEIKSPFCDRNSVNDTKEESVSSFTLDMALDLENRIQKLEKVFGKLKEERFGSRVESV, encoded by the coding sequence atggatgacACCATCATAGAATCTAGACAAGAACTAATGGTTTCACCATCATCTGGTGGAAACAAAACTCTCAGAACTGCACATTTCCTCAAACCTTTCATCAAAGACTCACAACAACAAATTCCTCATTTTCCCATTTTCTCTCAAACCACCACAACAAAATTGCCACTACAAGTAACCTACAATGGTTGGAGACCACCCCATGAAGAATGGAAGAAATGGGTCAGAAAATTGGAACCAAAGTTTGAATCTTTATGGATAAAAGCTGGTATCTACCATGCAATCAAAGCTTCTACCTATGAAATCAAAAGGGATGATGATTTGATTCTTGAACTTGCAAATAGGTGGTGTTCAAAGACCAACACTTTTGTTTTCAATTGGGGGGAAGCAACAATAACATTGGAAGACACAAAGGTTTGTTTTGGTTATTCTGTTTTGGGTTGTTCTGTTTCAACCCCTCTTTTGAACAGTGAAAAGGAAGCAGAAGAAGCACTTATTGAGGCTAGGAGAATGTTTAATAGTTCTAGAGCTAGGAAAGTTACTCAAAGACCATGGATGATGTTTTTTATGGAGAATGAAAGTAAAGTGGAGCATGAAGCTTTTTTGGTTTTTTGGTTGTCAAGgtttgtttttccttttgaaACCATTTCGAAAAGTGTTTTTCCTATTGCAATACATTTGGCTCATGGAGATAAAATAGCTCTTGCACCTGCTGTTTTAGCTAGTGTTTATAGGGACTTAAGTTTGCTTAGTggcataattaataaaaatgttacatCCTTAAAGAATCTTAGAGTAACACTTTGGGCACCTTTTCAATTGGTTCAAATTTGGGCTTTTGAGAGGTTTCCATCATTGATGCCGCCATATCCATATTCAAAAGGGCATGATTTACCTAAAGTGGCTAGATGGGGTGAAGtaaaaatgatgaaagataTAAACTTGAAAAAGGTATTGGATTGTGCAGGGTTAAAGAATGGATTTTTGTGGCAACCATATGAGAATTCACCATGCATTGAGGTTTATAATGGAAAAGATAAGTGGAAATGTGATAATCCTTGTTTAGACGAAGAATTACTTTCGTTTGTGCGGTGTTTGAGAGTTTGCGAGTTGGTTGGTATGGGGTCGTGTAAAGAGAAGTACTTCCCGCACCGCGTCGCGATGCAATTTGGTATGGATCAAGACATTCCTGATATGGTTGACTTTTGTAAGACGGATCCTTGGTTGAGTTATACCAAGCCGATGGCAATAGTGGATATAAAGTTGTGCTTTCAATTGTGTTCAAGCACGCCAGGTGTTTCTTCTAGATACTATGATTGGTGGAAGCAATCAAAATCGGGCGAGGAAGGCGAAGATTTAATAAAGTGTGAAGAATCTTATGGACCAACACCTGGTTTTAGTTTCAAGTTTGAGAGGCGACAAATGGTGGATTTGGATAAAGAGGATGATTTGTTAGTTTgcgaactatcaagttgtagtGATGATGAACTTGAAGTAGTTGGAAATCTTAATGCTTCGTCTAGTCATCAATTTGGCGATTTTATATCGACAAATTCTGGGGATGAAATAGCTGGATGTAATGATGAAAATGAAATCAAGAGTCCATTTTGTGATAGAAATAGTGTGAACGACACAAAAGAGGAAAGTGTTAGTTCTTTTACATTAGACATGGCATTGGATCTTGAAAACAGGATTCAGAAGCTTGAAAAAGTGTTTGGTAAGCTTAAAGAAGAAAGATTTGGCTCAAGAGTTGAAAGTGTTTGA
- the LOC101513060 gene encoding uncharacterized protein, whose product MEVTLQSPFYLVQIWVWERFKNLQPQPQSMLINHGDPLLFRWHMVKDLNIDNVRLALDLAMDDFLWRPYVRYGDKCGMFYPNDEIWIPFKKDLDKEILSFVTCLRVCELVGFGSTEQYLPHRVAMQFGMDQDVPAHVPRSNWTKAVAWENYCRPFSDRNLYFPSRFFEADVTDRYAKWWKQSVSGCDDFVKNIVRRKRSASSRKHRPHGGKANKSGNFFLQRKSGNDPDVPPGFPPKLVDTLTFGKFCVDDSKSKTRKADDFYANVHSKNFVHNGLKAVENIDVDEDCKPLLEEYKCGCTSNQCKHLFNQCCSASSADYVDFKKILPMKRPVPKGNNEPSIGGLEKIVKDANGSKEVTQDTIRNNVSLSDKVTVVQDDVRFRSDMAAQAEANEAIEERERKEREEKDDEVVVLLKEKYLKNQEEIERLTRQQEEILRYMDLREKKDEELKQLLASVLKNEQPPSCS is encoded by the coding sequence ATGGAGGTTACTCTTCAATCACCTTTTTACTTGGTTCAAATTTGGGTGTGGGAGAGGTTCAAAAATTTGCAACCACAACCACAATCCATGTTGATCAACCATGGAGACCCTTTATTGTTTAGGTGGCATATGGTTAAGGATTTGAATATTGACAATGTTAGGTTGGCATTAGACTTAGCTATGGATGATTTTCTTTGGCGTCCATATGTTAGATATGGCGATAAGTGTGGAATGTTTTATCCAAATGATGAAATTTGGATACCATTTAAGAAAGATTTGGATAAAGAAATATTGTCATTTGTTACATGCTTGAGAGTTTGTGAGCTTGTTGGATTTGGCTCTACAGAGCAATATCTCCCTCATAGAGTTGCTATGCAATTTGGAATGGATCAAGATGTTCCGGCTCACGTGCCTAGATCCAATTGGACCAAAGCCGTTGCTTGGGAAAATTACTGCAGGCCATTTTCTGATAGAAATTTGTACTTTCCTTCTAGATTTTTTGAAGCAGATGTTACCGATCGTTATGCAAAGTGGTGGAAGCAATCTGTATCGGGTTGCGACGATTTTGTTAAGAATATTGTGCGGCGGAAGAGAAGTGCAAGTTCAAGAAAACATAGACCTCATGGAGGAAAAGCTAACAAAAGTGGTAACTTTTTTCTGCAAAGGAAAAGTGGTAATGATCCTGACGTTCCACCTGGATTTCCTCCCAAACTTGTCGACACTCTTACTTTCGGAAAATTTTGTGTTGATGATTCAAAATCTAAAACTAGGAAGGCTGATGATTTTTATGCTAATGTTCACTCTAAAAATTTTGTTCATAATGGTTTGAAAGCTgttgaaaatattgatgttgATGAGGATTGTAAGCCTTTATTGGAAGAGTACAAGTGTGGTTGCACATCAAATCAATGTAAGCATTTATTCAATCAATGTTGTTCAGCCTCTTCAGCAGATTATGTCGATTTCAAAAAGATATTACCAATGAAAAGACCAGTACCTAAAGGGAACAATGAACCTTCAATAGGAGGTTTGGAGAAAATTGTTAAAGATGCAAATGGGAGCAAAGAAGTGACTCAAGATACTATCAGAAACAATGTCTCTTTGTCCGACAAAGTAACTGTTGTGCAGGATGATGTTCGGTTTCGTTCTGATATGGCTGCTCAAGCAGAAGCTAACGAAGCGATTGAAGAAagggaaagaaaagaaagagaagaaaaagatgATGAAGTTGTGGTTTTGTTAAAAGAGAAATACTTGAAGAATCAAGAAGAAATCGAGCGTCTGACAAGACAACAGGAAGAAATCCTGCGGTATATGGATTTGAGGGAGAAGAAGGATGAAGAGTTGAAGCAACTCCTCGCTAGTGTTCTAAAGAATGAACAACCACCATCATGTTCttaa
- the LOC113783940 gene encoding uncharacterized protein, with the protein MMNEQTLENTLMEVRENFMLSPAGDSEPTFRTAHFLKPISNTIDEPSFELNPSFSSFEFEPKEWPLKMHCNGWRQPQEKWVCWVDELKQKYESVWKKAGIFEAIMSTKCKVLRNKNLLFGVVEKWCSETNTFVFSFGEATITLEDVMVLGGYPILGEPVFAEIKDQEMKEVKKKLILARQEPWKTRKSKASTSKWMDIFINKGSEIEHEAFLAAWLSIFVFPHKINLVKSSLFHIAIHLARGNQFALAPAVLASLYKDLSLFKETVVGLKKMFIGR; encoded by the coding sequence ATGATGAATGAACAAACTTTGGAAAATACCCTTATGGAGGTGAGGGAAAATTTCATGCTTTCACCTGCTGGAGACAGTGAACCAACTTTCAGAACTGCACATTTTCTCAAACCAATTTCAAACACCATTGATGAACCATCTTTTGAGCTTAACccatcattttcttcttttgaaTTTGAACCAAAGGAATGGCCTTTGAAAATGCATTGCAATGGGTGGCGCCAACCACAAGAGAAATGGGTTTGTTGGGTTGATGAGCTCAAACAAAAGTATGAATCAGTGTGGAAAAAAGCTGGAATATTTGAAGCTATAATGAGTACTAAGTGCAAAGTACTTAGAAATAAAAACTTGCTATTTGGGGTTGTTGAGAAATGGTGTTCTGAAACTAACACCTTTGTGTTTTCCTTTGGTGAAGCAACAATCACTTTGGAGGATGTTATGGTTTTGGGTGGTTACCCTATTCTTGGTGAACCTGTTTTCGCTGAAATTAAAGACCAAGAAATGAAAGAGGTGAAGAAGAAATTGATCCTTGCAAGACAAGAACCTTGGAAGACTAGAAAAAGTAAGGCTTCAACTTCAAAGTGGATGgatattttcattaataaagGTAGTGAAATTGAACATGAAGCATTTCTTGCTGCTTGGttgtcaatttttgtttttcctcataaaattaatttggtgaAAAGTTCTTTGTTTCATATTGCTATTCATCTTGCTAGAGGGAATCAATTTGCTTTGGCACCAGCTGTTTTGGCCAGCTTATATAAGGATTTAAGTTTGTTTAAGGAAACTGTTGTTGGTTTGAAAAAAATGTTCATTGGGAGGTGA